The following coding sequences are from one Nonlabens arenilitoris window:
- a CDS encoding RNA polymerase sigma factor — translation MKLENTTTDAVLVTQYLRGEESSLEVLITRHKQRIYSFIYSKVLDRDVTEDIFQDTFIKVIRTLKRGKYNEEGKFLPWVMRIAHNLVIDHFRRNKRMPKFSSSNSDFDIFDVISNGQESTENEMISMQVQQDVKKLIEELPDDQKEVLIMRMYKDMSFKEIAECTDVSINTALGRMRYALINLRKVIDKHNIILTN, via the coding sequence ATGAAGTTAGAAAACACTACCACAGATGCGGTTCTAGTAACCCAGTACCTTAGAGGTGAAGAAAGCAGCCTAGAGGTGCTTATCACAAGACACAAGCAAAGAATATACAGTTTTATCTATTCCAAAGTATTGGATCGCGATGTGACAGAAGATATTTTTCAAGATACATTCATAAAAGTAATTCGCACTTTAAAGAGAGGTAAGTATAATGAAGAAGGTAAATTTTTACCTTGGGTTATGCGTATTGCTCATAATTTAGTCATCGATCATTTCCGTAGAAATAAACGTATGCCTAAGTTTTCATCTAGCAATAGCGACTTTGACATTTTTGATGTGATTAGTAATGGACAGGAAAGCACAGAGAATGAAATGATATCTATGCAAGTACAACAAGACGTTAAGAAACTTATTGAAGAATTACCTGATGATCAAAAAGAGGTCTTGATCATGCGCATGTATAAGGACATGTCGTTTAAAGAGATAGCAGAATGTACTGATGTAAGTATCAATACAGCTTTAGGGAGAATGCGCTATGCACTTATTAACTTACGCAAGGTGATTGATAAGCACAATATCATATTAACAAATTAA
- a CDS encoding endonuclease III domain-containing protein: MNKEEKVNFIINKLEEFYPEIPIPLDHKDPYTLLIAVLMSAQSTDVRVNQITPLLFERADNPYDMIKMSIDEIREIIKPVGLSPMKAKGIHGLSQMIIDLHNGKVPQTYEELEAMPAVGHKTAAVVLSQAFGIPAFPVDTHIHRLMYRWNLTSGKNVVQTEKDAKRLFPKEKWNDLHLQIIWYGREYSPARGWDLEKDIITKTVGRKTVLDEYYKKLKK, translated from the coding sequence ATGAATAAAGAGGAAAAGGTCAATTTTATCATAAATAAACTTGAAGAATTTTATCCAGAAATACCGATACCTCTAGATCATAAAGATCCTTACACTTTATTAATTGCAGTTTTAATGAGTGCTCAAAGTACTGATGTGCGCGTTAATCAAATTACACCTTTACTATTTGAACGCGCCGATAATCCATATGACATGATTAAAATGTCTATAGATGAAATCAGAGAGATCATTAAACCAGTAGGCCTATCGCCTATGAAGGCTAAAGGTATTCACGGTTTATCACAAATGATTATAGACTTACACAATGGTAAAGTACCGCAAACTTATGAAGAACTAGAAGCTATGCCAGCGGTAGGACATAAAACGGCTGCTGTGGTGTTGTCACAAGCCTTTGGAATACCGGCTTTTCCTGTGGACACGCACATTCATAGATTAATGTATCGCTGGAATCTAACTAGTGGCAAGAACGTCGTTCAAACCGAAAAAGATGCAAAAAGATTGTTCCCCAAAGAAAAATGGAACGACTTACATCTTCAAATTATCTGGTATGGTCGCGAGTACAGTCCAGCGCGTGGTTGGGATCTTGAAAAAGATATCATAACTAAAACCGTAGGTAGAAAAACAGTGCTGGATGAATACTATAAGAAGTTAAAGAAATGA
- the bcp gene encoding thioredoxin-dependent thiol peroxidase: MTTLKTGDKAPDFSVLNQDGNTVSLSDFKGKKLVLFFYPKASTPGCTAEACNLRDNVLRFRESGYEILGASADSPKRQLNFKNKYELPYDLLADEDHTLLNAFQVWGPKKFMGKEYDGIHRTTFVIDENGIIEDVITKVKTKDHTAQIL, encoded by the coding sequence ATGACGACATTAAAAACAGGAGATAAAGCTCCAGATTTTTCAGTACTTAATCAAGACGGTAATACAGTTTCATTATCTGACTTTAAAGGTAAAAAATTAGTGTTGTTTTTCTATCCCAAAGCGAGTACACCTGGCTGTACGGCCGAAGCTTGTAACCTGAGAGATAATGTATTACGCTTTCGCGAAAGCGGATACGAAATACTAGGTGCTAGTGCAGATAGTCCTAAAAGGCAATTGAATTTTAAAAATAAATATGAATTGCCATATGACCTTCTAGCTGATGAGGATCATACATTACTTAATGCTTTTCAAGTTTGGGGTCCTAAAAAGTTTATGGGTAAAGAATATGACGGTATTCACAGAACGACATTTGTAATTGATGAAAACGGTATTATTGAAGATGTGATTACTAAAGTAAAAACTAAAGATCATACCGCTCAAATCTTATAA